Part of the Labrus bergylta chromosome 19, fLabBer1.1, whole genome shotgun sequence genome, GGTTAGGCAGATATGGTTATTCAAGCACAGTGTAACAGATAAACACTCAAAGGAGCTGGATCCAAAAGAATGATTTCACTTTCTGTCTCTGGGGTCGAACTCGCAATGTGGTACACAACCAGAGTGCATCGCAGTAGTTGTGATTCAAAGTGAACTTCAATAGAAGAGGGAGATCATTTCATGATATTTGTCAAACCTCTGAATGTGGCTCTACTTCCACCAACTATCTTCTGTTGATCACagcagttgttttgtttttttcttcctgcaggaATTTAACAGCTATAACTCTCTGGGACAGAGTCAGTTCTCTCAGTACTACACTCTGCCTCCCAGCTACGTGCCTGCCGGCCTGCCCAGCAGCGAGGACCACGGCACCGGTGTGGGAGCGGCCGGATATTCAGCTGATAAGTCAGAGCAGGCTGCGTCAGCTGGACTGCCTCCCAGAGGTGCGTTTAATACTTTTATCTACCTTTGCCACatgaaatgttgtctttttacaAGCTTGTTTTGTACCATAGAAATATATAATTCAGTACTAATTTCAGAATTTCTTGTGCTCAGACGCATCTCCACCAGAGAACCTTCCGGCAGGTGCGGCTCTTCCAACAGGTGTGTGTCTCCCGGCTGCAGCCCGAGATCAGGACGAGGTTGGACGCAGGAACTCTGTTGGCAAAGCGAAAGGAAAAGCCAAGAAGCCCGATAACGCTCCACCTACTGAGACTGACCTGGAGGTAACAGCTGATTTATCTTCATCATAAACAAATGTGTTCTCGGCTCTTGAGTTTGATAATTGCCATCGTAAAACCAAGGAATttgcaggaggggggggggtccctGTCTGAGGTTAATATGGACGTCCTCAGCATGGTAAAGTTTGGGAACTCCTGTTCTAGAACAAAACTCCAAGTTTGTTACCTTAAGACTACTTTCACCAGGACTCAACGCATGAAGAATGACAGCAGGGTAACTTTTACACATTTGTCTGTTAGAACATTAAAGTAAGAAACGGGATGttgttcttctctgctgtttttagcGTATCTTCCTGTGGGACCTGGATGAGACCATTATCATTTTCCACTCCCTGCTCACTGGCTCCTACGCACAGAAGTTTGGCAAGGTTCGtttctttaaacttaaaaaatactAACGCATGCAAATTGAAAAGGGAAAAAGTCTgagtcttgttttttgtttgtgtgtgtttaatttgttCAGGACCCGACAACAGTGCTGAACTTGGGCCTGCAGATGGAGGAGCTGATCTTTGAGCTGGCAGACACTCACCTTTTCTTCAACGACCTGGAGGTACAGTGAGAGGCAGTCACACCCGTGTAGCACTGGCAGAGgaaaaaatgattcattgtttgtttatcaGCCGGGCAGCTGGTACTCACCGGGAGGGCCCGAGTTTACATTTTCAGTATTCACATTTGTGATAGAAaccttttctgtgtgtttgtttcaggagTGTGATCAAGTCCACGTGGAGGATGTCGCCTCTGACGACAATGGACAGGATCTGAGGTCTGTAACTTATAATACGTTATAATGATGACCTCGTCACACACTCATAGGCCTCTTCAGAAATGTAACTGGGGGAGTGTCTCTGCCTTCTTTAGTACCTACAACTTCCTGGCCGATGGCTTTAATGGTCCCAGTGGTGGAGGGGCTTCAGGAACCACCGCAGGAGTCCAGGGGGGGGTGGAGTGGATGCGGAAACTGGCCTTTCGATACCGCCGTCTAAAAGAGCTCTACAACAGCTACAAAGGGAACGTGGGAGGTGAGTTCACATCAGTGTATAACATCTGTAGTTACACACTTTGTGttaggtggagggggggggggggttctgctGTAAATGACACAAAAAGCAATTCAAACCATCATGTGGTGCACCACTTACATAAAACTTAGGACATAAAAAGTGAAGTATGCTGAATAATCATGTCTTACCTGATTGGTGATATAATATATCTGATTCATGTTATCTTGAGTTAGTATAACAGCtgctcaatcaaaacaaaagattcaatattttgcatgttgttgttttttttcaggcctGCTGAGTCCTATGAAAAGAGATCTGCTTCTGCGTCTGCGGTCAGAGATCGAGAACGTTACAGACGCGTGGCTCGGCACAGCGCTCAagtctctgctgctcatccagTCCAGGTCTGAGTCCAGAAAGCGTGTTATTAAATATCTTTAACTACAGTTATTGTGAGTAGTTAGATTACAGTCATTCAGATTCAGAGTGTTTGTGCTGTGACTGTTGGAGTTGATGTTTGATGACGAACTGAATAAACTGTTTATAAGGATAGAAGTTGAAGCGAGGCTGTGATtaatctgtgtttaaaaaaaaaagtctggaatAAAATCTCCTCAAAGGAAATAGTTTCAACCATGTTTCAGATACATATCCTGGAGTTTATATGATTAACTTTCTTTAACAGATCGACCTCAGTGTAAAGATAAAGGTTTATTTTCTACCCACCATCTTTATGCTTGTGTGTCTCTCACATTGCACCAACAGGGGGAAGTGTATGAACGTGTTGGTCACCACCACTCAGCTGGTTCCAGCTCTGGCCAAAGTGCTTCTCTACGGCCTGGGAGACGTCTTCCCCATCGAGAACATCTACAGCGCAACCAAAATAGGTACGCGAGTTAAACCTTGAATACTGTTGAGTATCTAAAGGAGCTGCTTTGTCGCTTCTCTTCTTTCtatgatgtgttgttttctttgttgtctttcatGCAGGGAAGGAGAGTTGCTTTGAGAGGATCGTCTCACGCTTTGGGAAAAAGGTGACCTATGTGGTGATAGGTGATGGTCGAGATGAGGAGTTTGCAGCAAAACAGGTAAACTTTTCAAGCTTTCTTTTCCCTCCAAATCCACcttgattttgattgttttttgtttttttcaaaacactCACGTTTGTCAAGTCATCTGGATTTTGACAAATATAAATGAACACTAGACTTGTAAATTTGAGTATTCTGATCAAATGTTCAGGAAAAATatgtgaaatgaaacagaaatcaagtctaaCTATCAAGCTTTTACTAAAACTGTCAGTTTGACTACATTTCAAGCAGACTGCTAAGCGTATGTtgtctgactcacacacactcctgtaaaatgtttgtttttgtgtgtctctctgcagcacaATATGCCTTTCTGGCGGATTTCCACTCACGGCGACCTCGTGTCTCTGCACCAAGCGCTGGAACTGGACTTCCTGTGAAGGAGGCGGCGATGAAAGTCGCTCACTAAAAGGGAATTAGTCATCCTGTCGGTTTGTGGAGTGACGTTGTgttcggaaaaaaaaaaatcctccaggACTCAAAACGGTACTCACTCGTATGTAAGAAATGCCTATCTGCCTGACGTGTAAAGACTTTTCTGTGTGATGTGTGACGGTGATGTACTGAGGCGGACTTTGGGTCGGAGCTGACTGTGAGAAACGGACTAGATGCATCATTTTGTTGAGTTAAGGTTCCTCCAGCACTCCCTCCTCTACGGCAGCTAACCTCAACGCGGCTGAAACTGGCACTGAAACGGACACAAAAGGGAagacatctttttcttttttttgccctcctccttttatttttcttcaagtATCAAAAGctgatttcacacatgcacacctgaAAATGTTCTAGaaagacgtttaaaaaaaaaaaaaggaccctGTGGCATTCCAAGATGGCAGACGAAGCGGTAACACTGTAGTGTTACTTTGTTTTTTGCCTTTACATCAATTCTTTGTGTGATTGGACATATTCACAAATCATCCAATGAGCGAGAAAAGAACATCCAGGCGAGCAGACAAGAGTTTGAAGTGACTTCATTACTTGCTCAAGATTACACTGGTCACTCTACGGTTTCACAATTTaaatgtcatcccccccccctcagcctGCTTGCTCATGCTTAATCGttcctgaatattacctgctgcGCTCACACGTCAGCTCATCCTGACTGCAAACGGAAATGTCTCCTCAGGGTGCTAACAGGAAAAAGGCAACAACAGTTAACGTGAAGAAACTCATCTGAGAAAGTTTTCAGCATGTGTGAAAACTACAGAGTTCTTGAAGtctgaaaaaaattaaaatttgtgttttgtgcacGCACAGAAATGATCCTGTTTGCAcaagattaataaaaaaatattttttgggacttcagggacTCCGTAGAAAACAGCTTAACTCTCCTGCAATGCAACAAtccctctttattttttattcctcttttcAGGATTCAAACAACCAAAGgtcagtttttgtttcttctccttttttatgggagtttttttgttgttgttgctttataTAGACTCTGTATAACTGAAATAATAATATCAAAGCACATTTGTAAAAACAGAACTCTTTCtgggttgtttttctctcattcaaAGTCTTTCAGTATCAAATGACTCTTTACGTTTTCCTCTTATGTAACCATTCACGTCTTTAACAAAAGGAACTACTACATCTggtaacacacaaaaaaaagaactttgTCATGACCTCCCCTCCTGACCCGACCTCACCACACCATGAGTCAGCTGCTCtgacctctgtttgtttttctctagTCGTACttcgtgtgggtgtgtgtgggtcggtgtgtgatggtgtgtgtgtgtgtcgtctgtGGTCAGTGGGCGAGCGTGTGCAGCTGAGGATCACGCTCCCTCAAACTCCTGACAAACCTGGCCTCTCTCAGTTTCTCAGTGATCACAGCAGGTTGCTCTGAACAGAACCAAACACAGTTCAGTTTAAGCAATGACTTCCTGAGCTGTTCAGTTATTCTGAAGTGCACAGATTATCGAGCACGACGTGTAGAGGATAACGAGAGCTGTGTCCCAAATCCACACTACTCTCTTCAAAGTATTATC contains:
- the eya3 gene encoding eyes absent homolog 3 isoform X1, translating into MSARSAAEMDDSQDLPELPTKKAKLEIDGGLEKEPRHLGDDRSPGSSEQENTYSALATAQLEPSDQEQQDGDEQAAAQACSNSMNSYAHSSTDTTATPEYTQQVYQGSNPSVTSYPNQVAFPPLAQSTVYSAFPQTGQTYGLPPFGAMWPGIKTETGLPEAPSGGQPGFLSFSTAYTSTQPGHLHYSYPSQGSSFTTSSVYSSIPSATAATTAPPTATHQEFNSYNSLGQSQFSQYYTLPPSYVPAGLPSSEDHGTGVGAAGYSADKSEQAASAGLPPRDASPPENLPAGAALPTGVCLPAAARDQDEVGRRNSVGKAKGKAKKPDNAPPTETDLERIFLWDLDETIIIFHSLLTGSYAQKFGKDPTTVLNLGLQMEELIFELADTHLFFNDLEECDQVHVEDVASDDNGQDLSTYNFLADGFNGPSGGGASGTTAGVQGGVEWMRKLAFRYRRLKELYNSYKGNVGGLLSPMKRDLLLRLRSEIENVTDAWLGTALKSLLLIQSRGKCMNVLVTTTQLVPALAKVLLYGLGDVFPIENIYSATKIGKESCFERIVSRFGKKVTYVVIGDGRDEEFAAKQHNMPFWRISTHGDLVSLHQALELDFL
- the eya3 gene encoding eyes absent homolog 3 isoform X2, encoding MSARSAAEMDDSQDLPELPTKKAKLEIDGGLEKEPRHLGDDRSPGSSEQENTYSALATAQLEPSDQEQQDGDEQAAAQACSNSMNSYAHSSTDTTATPEYTQQVYQGSNPSVTSYPNQVAFPPLAQSTVYSAFPQTGQTYGLPPFGSSFTTSSVYSSIPSATAATTAPPTATHQEFNSYNSLGQSQFSQYYTLPPSYVPAGLPSSEDHGTGVGAAGYSADKSEQAASAGLPPRDASPPENLPAGAALPTGVCLPAAARDQDEVGRRNSVGKAKGKAKKPDNAPPTETDLERIFLWDLDETIIIFHSLLTGSYAQKFGKDPTTVLNLGLQMEELIFELADTHLFFNDLEECDQVHVEDVASDDNGQDLSTYNFLADGFNGPSGGGASGTTAGVQGGVEWMRKLAFRYRRLKELYNSYKGNVGGLLSPMKRDLLLRLRSEIENVTDAWLGTALKSLLLIQSRGKCMNVLVTTTQLVPALAKVLLYGLGDVFPIENIYSATKIGKESCFERIVSRFGKKVTYVVIGDGRDEEFAAKQHNMPFWRISTHGDLVSLHQALELDFL